A window of Zingiber officinale cultivar Zhangliang chromosome 5A, Zo_v1.1, whole genome shotgun sequence contains these coding sequences:
- the LOC121980354 gene encoding zinc finger protein NUTCRACKER-like, with the protein MAGVAEAVSKMPPPVPAVKKKRSLPGTPDPEAEVIALSPRTLLATNRFLCEICGKGFQRDQNLQLHRRGHNLPWRLKQRSGDRAAPRKRVYVCPEPSCVHHNPGRALGDLTGIKKHYCRKHGEKKWKCEKCSKKYAVQSDWKAHAKTCGTREYRCDCGVLFSRRDSFITHRAFCDALAEETARVTNAASIAGSPDYLLLQQGLNANPNAFPHLTPPTQFKPNAANINQFLDMGLVAGASTLYGDLIGSNPRRFDWMQSNKFQLSTSEFTTSALPTASSSNSAVDLSASAPALFAAASLHHPPAPDMSATALLQKAAQVGVTSSMGFAGSFEPSPYRCQSTADGSKFDGVLFSQNHASMLKDFLGGETRDFLGVGVGLQSLCHSSVDGWI; encoded by the exons ATGGCCGGAGTTGCAGAAGCAGTCTCAAAGATGCCTCCTCCTGTTCCTGCcgtcaagaagaagagaagcctaCCAGGAACACCAG ATCCTGAGGCAGAGGTGATCGCGCTGTCGCCGCGGACGCTGCTGGCGACGAACCGGTTCTTGTGCGAGATATGCGGGAAGGGGTTTCAGCGGGACCAGAACCTGCAGTTGCACCGGCGTGGCCACAACCTGCCGTGGAGACTGAAGCAGAGGAGCGGCGATCGGGCGGCCCCGCGGAAGCGTGTGTACGTGTGCCCGGAGCCGAGCTGCGTGCACCACAACCCAGGGCGGGCGCTGGGCGACCTCACCGGGATCAAGAAGCACTACTGCCGGAAGCACGGGGAGAAGAAGTGGAAGTGCGAGAAATGCTCGAAGAAGTACGCGGTTCAGTCGGACTGGAAGGCGCATGCCAAGACCTGCGGCACCAGGGAGTACCGCTGCGACTGCGGCGTCCTCTTCTCCAG GAGGGACAGCTTCATAACACACAGGGCTTTCTGCGACGCTCTAGCGGAAGAGACCGCGAGAGTGACCAACGCCGCCTCCATTGCCGGCAGCCCCGACTACCTTCTTCTCCAACAGGGTTTAAACGCAAATCCAAACGCCTTTCCCCATCTTACGCCTCCAACTCAGTTTAAGCCTAACGCTGCCAACATTAATCAATTTCTGGACATGGGACTTGTCGCCGGCGCCTCCACTTTGTACGGCGACCTCATCGGCTCGAACCCGAGGCGATTCGATTGGATGCAGAGCAACAAGTTCCAACTGAGTACGTCGGAGTTCACTACCTCCGCTTTGCCGACCGCAAGCAGTTCCAACAGTGCAGTCGATTTATCGGCGAGCGCGCCTGCGCTGTTCGCCGCCGCCTCTCTGCATCACCCGCCGGCGCCGGATATGTCGGCGACGGCGTTGCTGCAGAAGGCGGCGCAGGTTGGGGTGACCTCGAGCATGGGGTTTGCAGGGAGCTTTGAGCCATCACCGTACAGGTGCCAGAGCACGGCCGATGGCAGCAAATTCGACGGAGTGCTGTTCTCTCAGAATCACGCGAGCATGCTGAAAGACTTCCTCGGAGGAGAGACCAGGGATTTCCTGGGCGTCGGCGTTGGACTGCAGTCTTTGTGCCATTCGTCTGTCGACGGATGGATTTGA